In one Streptomyces sp. NBC_01288 genomic region, the following are encoded:
- a CDS encoding sulfurtransferase, with protein MTTSLLPGPLVDDTWLAAHLDDPRLVVLDATALLPSPREDGDHRSASGHGTWAERHLPGSRHADLTGELSDHEAPYHFAVPSPEALAAALARLGVGEGSEVVSYDSGGGIWAARLWWMLRAIGVPAAVLDGGLEAWETAGRPLASGDDTDPATAGQAGPSVAGSAGPSGGSTGSVDPIDASAAPAGAPGPVPAVRPVTPVVRPDLWAGIEDVAAISRGERPGTLVCALPSGGYDGSAPTRYSRRGHIPASRSLPGRGLLDASGHVLPAEELAARVDAVLDGDDSPVVLYCGGGISAAGAALALTLLGRTDVSVYDGSLEEWSKDPARPMELGS; from the coding sequence ATGACCACCTCCCTGCTGCCCGGCCCACTGGTCGACGACACCTGGCTCGCCGCGCATCTCGACGACCCCCGGCTGGTCGTCCTCGACGCCACCGCGCTCCTGCCCTCACCCCGCGAGGACGGTGACCACCGCTCCGCGAGCGGGCACGGGACCTGGGCCGAACGGCACCTGCCCGGATCGCGACACGCCGACCTGACCGGCGAGCTCTCCGATCACGAGGCGCCGTACCACTTCGCCGTGCCGTCCCCCGAGGCCCTCGCCGCCGCACTGGCCCGGTTGGGCGTGGGGGAGGGCAGCGAGGTCGTCTCCTACGACAGCGGCGGCGGCATCTGGGCGGCCCGGCTGTGGTGGATGCTGCGGGCGATCGGGGTACCGGCGGCGGTACTGGACGGCGGTCTCGAAGCGTGGGAGACGGCCGGCCGTCCGCTCGCCTCCGGGGACGACACCGACCCGGCGACGGCTGGGCAGGCGGGGCCTTCGGTCGCCGGGTCCGCTGGTCCGTCCGGCGGGTCCACCGGGTCGGTCGATCCGATCGATGCGTCCGCCGCTCCGGCCGGGGCTCCCGGACCGGTTCCCGCCGTCCGGCCCGTGACACCCGTCGTACGTCCGGACCTGTGGGCCGGTATCGAGGACGTGGCCGCCATCAGCCGCGGCGAACGCCCCGGCACCCTCGTGTGCGCCCTTCCCAGCGGCGGCTACGACGGCTCGGCCCCGACGCGCTACAGCCGCCGCGGCCACATCCCCGCCAGCCGCAGCCTCCCGGGCCGGGGCCTCCTCGACGCGTCCGGACATGTGCTGCCCGCCGAGGAACTCGCGGCACGGGTCGACGCGGTCCTCGACGGTGACGACTCACCGGTCGTCCTGTACTGCGGCGGCGGCATCTCGGCGGCGGGCGCGGCACTCGCGCTCACCCTGCTCGGCCGTACGGATGTGTCCGTCTACGACGGTTCGCTGGAGGAGTGGTCCAAGGACCCTGCGCGGCCTATGGAGTTGGGGTCCTAG
- the absR1 gene encoding beta-glucuronidase AbsR1 — translation MTTRYCSLAQRSAPEFAPGLTAERRGALIGGSRMWVNGTVLHYYLFDADNAAATDTSVIPVPGTGEMRRVPWAGAKEQQDVVRECFREWRGLGIGVDFAEVGDRSEAELRIGFQPGDGSWSAVGRDALTVGLSDRTMNFGWDLTAPGQRGTALHEIGHVLGLLHEHQSPFAGIHWDDEAVYAELAGPPNFWSRDRTRCNILHKLDPDEVNGSVWDPQSVMEFPFASGLILEPEEYRTGLHPHGSLSPSDKEFVLRWYPPAGPPRPAELVPFRSAPLRLAPGEQADFAIEPTQTREYAVGAFGDSDTVVVVFEERDGEPRFLAGQDDGGTPHNATLKVRLVKGRRYFVRVRLYSTWGSGDTAVMCW, via the coding sequence ATGACCACCCGCTACTGCTCCCTCGCGCAGCGGTCGGCCCCGGAGTTCGCACCGGGACTGACCGCCGAGCGACGCGGTGCGCTCATCGGCGGAAGCCGCATGTGGGTCAACGGAACAGTCCTGCACTACTACTTGTTCGACGCCGACAACGCGGCCGCCACCGACACCTCCGTCATCCCGGTCCCCGGGACGGGCGAGATGCGGCGGGTGCCGTGGGCCGGCGCCAAGGAGCAGCAGGACGTCGTACGCGAGTGCTTCCGTGAGTGGCGGGGCCTCGGCATCGGTGTCGACTTCGCCGAGGTGGGCGACCGTTCGGAGGCGGAGCTGCGCATCGGTTTCCAGCCCGGTGACGGCTCCTGGTCGGCGGTGGGCCGTGACGCGCTCACCGTCGGTCTGTCCGACCGCACCATGAACTTCGGCTGGGACCTGACCGCACCCGGACAGCGCGGTACGGCCCTGCACGAGATCGGGCACGTACTGGGGCTGCTGCACGAGCACCAGAGCCCGTTCGCGGGCATCCACTGGGACGACGAGGCCGTCTACGCCGAGCTGGCGGGCCCGCCGAACTTCTGGAGCCGGGACAGGACCCGCTGCAACATCCTGCACAAGCTGGACCCGGACGAGGTCAACGGCTCCGTCTGGGACCCGCAGTCGGTCATGGAGTTCCCGTTCGCGTCGGGACTGATCCTGGAGCCGGAGGAGTACCGCACGGGTCTGCACCCGCACGGCAGCCTCTCCCCCTCCGACAAGGAGTTCGTCCTGCGCTGGTACCCGCCCGCCGGCCCTCCCCGGCCGGCCGAGCTGGTGCCGTTCCGGTCGGCGCCGTTGCGCCTGGCACCGGGCGAGCAGGCCGACTTCGCGATCGAGCCGACGCAGACGCGCGAGTACGCCGTCGGGGCCTTCGGGGACAGCGACACGGTCGTCGTGGTCTTCGAGGAACGGGACGGCGAACCGCGCTTCCTCGCCGGGCAGGACGACGGGGGCACACCGCACAACGCAACACTCAAGGTTCGGCTCGTCAAGGGCCGCCGCTACTTCGTCCGTGTGCGCCTGTACTCCACGTGGGGGTCGGGGGACACCGCGGTGATGTGCTGGTAA
- a CDS encoding ABC transporter substrate-binding protein: MPHIRVMLDYFHPWPNSAGLYVARARRWYAEAGLDVELVVQDPGRGDTLEYLARGEVDFGIFPPNRLLARRAEHGQPLIAVSAINHRGLEAIQTTTSTGITRPRDLAGRRIAYNPTPRGRAMVRHLVAADGGDPDAVISLDAGSRELTVDDIAAGEADATFGNYWSWDALRGDLPEEERLTWPVDEIGAPRYHSYLLGTNEDLLTQHPSLVRDFLAVTARGYVAAAQEPDATLELLEQVIPYFPRPLIARSLALIAPTWTDTDGRWGVIDEGRMGPYAHWLAENGAIPDDRDWAKSFTNGLLDVAT, translated from the coding sequence ATGCCGCACATACGGGTCATGCTCGACTATTTCCACCCCTGGCCGAATTCGGCCGGTCTGTACGTCGCCCGCGCCCGCCGCTGGTACGCCGAGGCCGGTCTGGATGTCGAGCTGGTGGTCCAGGATCCGGGACGCGGGGACACGCTGGAGTACCTGGCCCGGGGCGAGGTGGACTTCGGCATCTTCCCGCCGAACCGGCTGCTCGCCCGGCGCGCGGAGCACGGCCAGCCGCTGATCGCCGTGTCCGCGATCAACCACCGGGGTCTGGAGGCGATCCAGACCACCACGTCGACCGGGATCACGCGTCCCCGGGACCTGGCCGGCCGCCGTATCGCCTACAACCCGACCCCGCGCGGCCGGGCCATGGTGCGTCACTTGGTGGCGGCCGACGGCGGTGACCCGGACGCCGTGATCAGCCTGGACGCGGGCAGCCGTGAGCTGACCGTGGACGACATCGCGGCGGGCGAGGCGGACGCGACCTTCGGAAACTACTGGTCCTGGGACGCGCTGCGCGGCGATCTGCCCGAGGAGGAGCGGCTGACCTGGCCGGTCGACGAGATCGGCGCCCCGCGCTACCACAGCTACCTGCTCGGCACGAACGAGGACCTGCTCACCCAACACCCTTCTCTTGTACGGGACTTCCTCGCCGTCACCGCTCGCGGCTACGTGGCCGCCGCCCAGGAGCCGGACGCCACCCTGGAGTTGCTGGAGCAGGTCATCCCGTACTTCCCCCGCCCGCTGATCGCCCGCTCCCTCGCACTCATCGCGCCCACCTGGACGGACACGGACGGCCGTTGGGGCGTGATCGACGAGGGCCGGATGGGCCCGTACGCGCACTGGCTCGCCGAGAACGGCGCGATCCCGGACGACCGCGACTGGGCGAAGTCCTTCACCAACGGCCTGCTGGACGTGGCCACATGA
- a CDS encoding LLM class flavin-dependent oxidoreductase: protein MKFLAITLIVHRPDPTTGIRKSTHERFREVLDNALLAEELGFDGFGVGERHERPFISSSPTVVLSHIAALTRRIRLFTAVTTLSLLDPVRAYEDYATLDHLSGGRLDLIIGKGNGTAQRELFHVTPEDQWERNAESYEVFRQLWRQDKVTAKTRFRPELKDAEVWPKPYQQPIRVWHGSATSKESVDLAARYGDPLFSANVTNPIEPYAELIRYYRERWEHYGHDPADIAVGAGTAGLYIAPTTQEALAVYRPIFESNLAFQKQVGLPIVFETLEDYVERSSALIGSPQQVIDKVHRYHEQFGHTVLHLHADASGLTDHQHKDSLELFQSAVTPVLRKDIPDPPFAWGPVLPEPVPADH from the coding sequence GTGAAGTTCCTCGCGATCACCCTCATCGTCCACCGCCCTGACCCGACGACCGGCATACGGAAGTCGACGCACGAACGCTTCCGCGAAGTCCTCGACAACGCCCTGCTGGCCGAGGAGTTGGGCTTCGACGGCTTCGGCGTGGGGGAGCGGCACGAGCGCCCCTTCATATCCTCCTCGCCGACGGTGGTCCTCAGCCACATCGCCGCACTGACCCGCCGCATCCGCCTCTTCACGGCGGTCACCACCCTGAGCCTCCTTGACCCGGTCCGCGCCTACGAGGACTACGCCACGCTCGACCATCTCTCCGGCGGACGCCTCGACTTGATCATCGGCAAGGGCAACGGCACCGCCCAGCGCGAGCTGTTCCACGTCACCCCCGAGGACCAGTGGGAGCGCAACGCCGAGAGCTACGAGGTGTTCCGCCAGCTCTGGCGGCAGGACAAGGTGACGGCGAAGACGCGCTTCCGGCCGGAACTGAAGGACGCGGAGGTGTGGCCGAAGCCGTACCAGCAGCCCATCCGGGTCTGGCACGGCAGCGCGACGAGCAAGGAGAGCGTCGACCTCGCCGCCCGCTACGGCGACCCGCTGTTCTCCGCGAACGTCACCAACCCCATTGAGCCCTATGCCGAGTTGATCCGCTACTACCGGGAACGCTGGGAGCACTACGGCCACGACCCGGCGGACATCGCGGTGGGCGCGGGCACGGCCGGCCTCTACATCGCCCCCACGACCCAGGAGGCGCTGGCCGTCTACCGGCCGATCTTCGAGAGCAACCTCGCCTTCCAGAAACAGGTGGGCCTGCCCATCGTCTTCGAGACCCTGGAGGACTACGTCGAGCGCAGCTCCGCACTGATCGGCAGCCCGCAGCAGGTCATCGACAAGGTGCACCGCTACCACGAGCAGTTCGGCCACACGGTGCTCCATCTCCACGCGGACGCAAGCGGCTTGACGGACCATCAGCACAAGGACTCGCTCGAACTCTTCCAGTCGGCCGTGACTCCCGTGCTGCGCAAGGACATCCCGGACCCGCCGTTCGCCTGGGGACCGGTCCTGCCCGAGCCCGTACCCGCCGACCATTGA
- a CDS encoding ABC transporter ATP-binding protein — MSSLRIEGVGKSFGQLEVLRDLELAVELGEFAAVIGPSGSGKSTLFNLVSGLDRPTTGRVLVEGELAGVESGKVAYMPQKDLLFPWRTVLDNTALGLEAQGVGKKEARRRADALFVDFGLDGFQKAYPSQLSGGMRQRAALLRTVVLERPVLLLDEPFGALDSLTRTEMQLWLAGMWQRHRWTVVLVTHDIREAVLLADTVHVLSPRPATIVDRVEVPLARPRGADDFTNPDFATTERRVLDALRGTTAVRTA; from the coding sequence ATGAGCAGTCTGCGTATCGAGGGCGTCGGCAAGTCCTTCGGGCAGTTGGAGGTTCTCCGGGATCTCGAACTCGCCGTGGAGCTAGGTGAGTTCGCGGCGGTGATCGGCCCGAGCGGCAGCGGCAAGAGCACCCTGTTCAACCTGGTCTCCGGACTGGACCGCCCCACGACCGGCCGCGTCCTGGTGGAGGGCGAACTGGCCGGGGTGGAGTCGGGCAAGGTCGCCTACATGCCGCAGAAAGACCTCCTCTTCCCGTGGCGGACCGTCCTCGACAACACGGCACTGGGCCTTGAGGCACAGGGAGTTGGGAAGAAGGAGGCACGGCGCCGGGCCGACGCCCTGTTCGTGGACTTCGGCCTGGACGGCTTCCAGAAGGCGTACCCGTCCCAACTCAGCGGCGGTATGCGGCAACGAGCGGCCCTGCTCCGTACGGTGGTTCTGGAGCGACCGGTCCTGCTGCTCGACGAACCGTTCGGCGCGCTCGACTCCCTCACCCGGACCGAGATGCAGCTGTGGCTGGCGGGCATGTGGCAGCGCCACCGCTGGACCGTGGTCCTGGTCACCCACGACATCCGCGAGGCGGTCCTGCTGGCGGACACCGTGCACGTCCTGTCCCCCCGCCCGGCCACGATCGTGGACCGCGTCGAGGTCCCGTTGGCCCGCCCGCGCGGCGCCGACGACTTCACGAACCCCGACTTCGCCACGACCGAGCGCCGCGTCCTGGACGCTCTGCGCGGCACAACGGCGGTGCGGACAGCATGA
- a CDS encoding phosphotransferase enzyme family protein: MSSHLAHGLGTDPVEPDWPPLTDTEVTDIVGPAKVIWRSPRPLSAAAVVERSNRRLFVKRHHTSVRTVEGLAEEHAFLRHLRLRGAPVVEVLDAATRGEWTYEVHSAGVGTDFYRDALSWSPFRSPAHARAAGEALARLHLAAEGFDAPRRQVQPLVASFTVFASDDPEAELERYVEERPQLAKGLADFPWREDTRRALLPLYEELAPHLPGLTPLWTHNDWHASNLLWNEDGSVATALDFGMSDRTTAVHDLATAIERNTVQWLQPGFPVREADALALLDGYQSVRPLSPTESKALPALLPLVHAEFALSELGYFHGVTRSAENTRLAYEYYVGHAEWFAGESGRRLLDLCGASGASAHG, translated from the coding sequence ATGAGTTCACACCTCGCCCACGGCCTGGGCACCGACCCGGTCGAACCCGACTGGCCACCGCTGACGGACACCGAGGTCACGGACATCGTGGGCCCGGCCAAGGTGATCTGGCGCAGCCCACGCCCCCTGTCGGCGGCAGCCGTCGTGGAACGGTCCAACCGCCGCCTCTTCGTGAAGCGCCACCACACCTCCGTCCGCACGGTGGAGGGTCTGGCCGAGGAACACGCCTTCCTACGACACCTGCGGCTGCGCGGTGCCCCGGTCGTCGAGGTGTTGGACGCGGCGACGCGCGGCGAGTGGACGTACGAGGTGCACTCGGCCGGAGTCGGCACGGACTTCTACCGCGACGCCCTGTCCTGGTCCCCGTTCCGCTCCCCCGCCCACGCGAGGGCGGCCGGCGAGGCGCTGGCCCGTCTGCACCTGGCGGCGGAGGGCTTCGACGCACCGCGCCGTCAAGTACAGCCGCTGGTCGCGTCGTTCACGGTGTTCGCCTCGGACGATCCGGAAGCGGAGCTGGAGCGGTACGTGGAGGAGCGCCCCCAACTGGCAAAGGGGCTCGCGGACTTCCCCTGGCGGGAGGACACGCGCCGCGCCCTGCTCCCGCTGTACGAGGAACTGGCCCCGCACCTCCCGGGCCTCACCCCGCTCTGGACCCACAACGACTGGCACGCCTCCAACCTCCTCTGGAACGAGGACGGTTCGGTCGCGACGGCCCTCGACTTCGGCATGAGTGACCGCACGACGGCCGTGCACGACCTGGCCACGGCCATCGAACGCAACACCGTCCAGTGGCTCCAGCCCGGTTTCCCGGTCCGCGAGGCGGACGCCCTCGCGCTCCTGGACGGCTATCAGTCCGTACGCCCGCTCAGCCCCACCGAGTCGAAGGCGCTCCCGGCTCTACTCCCCCTGGTCCACGCCGAGTTCGCGCTCTCCGAGCTGGGCTACTTCCACGGCGTGACGCGGTCGGCGGAGAACACCCGGCTGGCGTACGAGTACTACGTGGGGCACGCGGAGTGGTTCGCCGGGGAGAGCGGACGGCGCCTGCTGGACCTGTGCGGTGCTAGCGGGGCATCAGCTCACGGGTGA
- a CDS encoding ABC transporter substrate-binding protein produces MHRRTALSAIAAAAALATITVTGCSADSTAAAKDGTTTVTLALDWTPNTNHTGIYVAQAKGWFKAAGINVKIVPYGSTAPETLIANHKADFGISYQEGITTARAAGQDITSVYAVTQKTDVTIAVRADRDDITTPKDLDGKTYAGFGAPYEKPLLQKVIQNAGGKGDFKQVTLNTSAYAALYAGQADFAMPMPTWEGLEAKLSGKPLKNFQLSDYGFPAIYSTLVASSDQFLKKNPEVAKKFLAAVDKGYRYAAEHPSQAADLLISANKSVLTNTKLVKESEALLAKEYYKGTDGSIGTQSAARWQAFADFEYKAGLLVDENGKKLTSAPKASTFFTNAYLPDAK; encoded by the coding sequence ATGCATCGCCGTACCGCCCTCTCCGCCATAGCCGCGGCCGCCGCCCTCGCCACCATCACCGTCACCGGCTGCTCCGCCGACTCCACGGCCGCCGCGAAGGACGGCACCACGACCGTCACGCTCGCCCTGGACTGGACGCCCAACACCAACCACACCGGGATCTACGTCGCCCAGGCCAAGGGCTGGTTCAAGGCCGCCGGGATCAACGTCAAGATCGTGCCGTACGGTTCGACCGCGCCCGAGACGCTGATCGCCAACCACAAGGCGGACTTCGGAATTTCGTACCAGGAGGGCATCACCACCGCGCGCGCGGCGGGCCAGGACATCACCTCCGTCTACGCCGTGACGCAGAAGACGGACGTGACGATCGCCGTGCGCGCCGACCGCGACGACATCACCACGCCGAAGGACCTGGACGGGAAGACGTACGCCGGTTTCGGCGCGCCGTACGAGAAGCCGCTGCTTCAGAAGGTGATCCAGAACGCGGGCGGCAAGGGCGACTTCAAGCAGGTCACCCTCAACACCTCGGCGTACGCGGCGCTTTACGCGGGCCAGGCGGACTTCGCGATGCCGATGCCGACCTGGGAAGGGCTGGAGGCGAAGCTGAGCGGCAAGCCGCTGAAGAACTTCCAGCTCTCCGACTACGGCTTCCCGGCGATCTACTCGACCCTCGTCGCGTCCTCGGACCAGTTCCTGAAGAAGAACCCGGAGGTCGCGAAGAAGTTCCTCGCCGCCGTCGACAAGGGCTACCGCTACGCCGCCGAACACCCGTCCCAGGCAGCCGACTTGCTCATCTCCGCGAACAAGAGCGTCCTCACCAACACCAAGCTGGTGAAGGAGAGCGAGGCGCTGCTGGCCAAGGAGTACTACAAGGGCACGGACGGTTCGATCGGCACGCAGAGCGCCGCACGCTGGCAGGCCTTCGCGGACTTCGAGTACAAGGCGGGCCTGCTGGTCGACGAGAACGGCAAGAAGCTGACGTCCGCCCCGAAGGCGTCGACCTTCTTCACCAACGCGTACCTCCCGGACGCCAAGTGA
- a CDS encoding GNAT family N-acetyltransferase, whose protein sequence is MDVRIEPADVTDLHQVLEDHARYWGERDLRALHLTALVQEFGSTCLVARADDGIRGYLFGFVTPDHTGYVHLVATRDDARGTGLGRSLYSAFIEAAGRQGAVRLKAITSVTNEGSIAFHRTLGFEARTVEDYDGPGRPRVVFTRELMPR, encoded by the coding sequence ATGGACGTCCGTATCGAACCCGCCGATGTCACCGACCTCCACCAGGTCCTGGAGGACCACGCACGCTACTGGGGAGAGCGTGACCTTCGCGCCCTCCATCTCACCGCGCTGGTGCAGGAGTTCGGGTCCACCTGCCTGGTCGCGCGTGCCGACGACGGTATCCGTGGATACCTCTTCGGGTTCGTCACCCCCGACCACACCGGTTACGTACACCTGGTGGCGACCCGGGACGACGCGCGCGGCACCGGCCTCGGTCGCAGCCTCTACTCGGCCTTCATCGAGGCCGCCGGACGGCAGGGCGCGGTCCGCCTCAAGGCCATCACCTCGGTCACCAACGAGGGTTCGATCGCCTTCCACCGCACGCTCGGTTTCGAGGCGCGCACCGTGGAGGACTACGACGGCCCGGGCAGGCCACGTGTCGTCTTCACCCGTGAGCTGATGCCCCGCTAG
- a CDS encoding LLM class flavin-dependent oxidoreductase, whose translation MSPGIPLGVLDLVPISSGSTAPEALRNSIELARRAEEFGYTRYWFAEHHLNPGVAGTSPAVVLALTASATSTIRLGSGAVQLGHRTALSTVEEFGLIDALHPGRFDLGLGRSGGRPSPPLPTATPIVDGRAPNGLRIPPRFSFERLLGSPRIALQRKLLLLPDAKSQDYAEQIDDVLALLAGTYRSPEGIEAHVVPGEGADVEVWILGSSGGTSAEVAGRNGLRFAANYHVSPATVLEAADGYRAAFQPSDALDKPYVTVSADIVVAEDDATARELATGYGLWVRSIRTAEGAIQFPTPQEARAHVWTDEDRELVQDRVDTQFVGSPGRVADQLEQLQEATGADELLITTITHDHRDRVRSYELLAQEWSRRGHSSQSS comes from the coding sequence ATGTCTCCCGGCATCCCCCTCGGCGTCCTCGACCTGGTCCCGATCTCCTCCGGCTCCACCGCGCCCGAGGCCCTGCGCAACTCCATCGAACTCGCGCGCAGGGCCGAGGAGTTCGGGTACACCCGCTACTGGTTCGCCGAGCACCACCTCAACCCGGGCGTCGCGGGCACGTCCCCCGCGGTGGTCCTGGCCCTGACGGCTTCCGCCACCTCCACGATCCGGCTCGGCTCCGGCGCCGTACAACTCGGCCACCGCACCGCCCTGTCCACGGTCGAGGAGTTCGGCCTGATCGACGCGCTGCACCCCGGCCGCTTCGACCTGGGCCTGGGCCGCTCCGGCGGCCGTCCGTCGCCCCCGCTGCCGACGGCGACCCCGATCGTCGACGGCCGGGCCCCCAACGGCCTGCGCATCCCGCCCCGTTTCTCCTTCGAGCGCCTCCTCGGCTCACCCAGAATCGCCCTCCAGCGCAAGCTGCTCCTGCTGCCCGACGCCAAGTCCCAGGACTACGCCGAGCAGATCGACGACGTCCTCGCCCTGCTGGCCGGCACCTACCGTTCACCGGAGGGCATCGAGGCGCACGTAGTACCGGGCGAGGGCGCCGATGTCGAAGTGTGGATCCTGGGCAGCAGCGGCGGCACGAGCGCCGAGGTCGCAGGCCGCAACGGCCTCCGCTTCGCGGCGAATTACCACGTCAGCCCGGCCACCGTCCTTGAGGCGGCGGACGGTTACCGCGCCGCGTTCCAGCCGTCCGACGCCCTCGACAAGCCGTACGTCACCGTCTCCGCCGACATCGTGGTCGCGGAGGACGACGCCACGGCACGCGAACTCGCCACCGGCTACGGCCTGTGGGTGCGCTCCATCCGTACGGCAGAGGGCGCCATCCAGTTCCCGACGCCGCAGGAAGCCCGCGCCCACGTCTGGACCGACGAGGACCGCGAGCTGGTCCAGGACCGCGTCGACACCCAGTTCGTCGGCTCGCCCGGCCGCGTCGCCGACCAGCTGGAACAACTCCAAGAGGCCACAGGTGCCGACGAGTTGCTCATCACGACCATCACCCACGACCACAGGGACCGGGTGCGCTCGTACGAACTCCTCGCCCAGGAATGGAGCCGCCGGGGTCACTCCTCCCAGTCGAGCTGA
- a CDS encoding ABC transporter permease, protein MRPLLRSLWPPLLVLTVVLGGWQLYVTAAGVDPTTLPSPARVVEQGWLNRQDLWDQTLPTLQETLLGFALSFAAAWLVAVLLDFSSAARRGLYPLLVASQTIPIVAVAPLLIIWFGFGLLPKMLVVTLTTFFPLAANLAAGFAATDREAMRLLRSLGAGRWRTFRLVRVPSAMPYFFAGLRVSITYAVVGAVFAEYAGAEAGLGIYMQAQKSAFRTDLVFAAVAVTAALSIALFGATYLLQRLVLPWERALKEDTSS, encoded by the coding sequence GTGAGGCCGCTCCTGCGGTCGTTGTGGCCGCCGCTCCTCGTCCTCACGGTGGTCCTCGGCGGCTGGCAGCTCTACGTCACCGCCGCCGGTGTCGATCCCACGACGCTCCCCTCCCCCGCCCGGGTGGTGGAGCAGGGCTGGCTGAACCGCCAGGACCTGTGGGACCAGACGCTCCCCACCCTCCAGGAGACGCTGCTCGGCTTCGCGTTGTCGTTCGCGGCGGCCTGGCTGGTCGCCGTGCTCCTCGACTTCTCCTCGGCGGCCCGCCGGGGCCTGTACCCGCTGCTCGTCGCCTCGCAGACCATCCCGATCGTGGCCGTGGCACCGCTGTTGATCATCTGGTTCGGCTTCGGACTGCTGCCGAAGATGCTGGTGGTGACCCTGACGACGTTCTTCCCGCTCGCCGCGAACCTCGCGGCTGGCTTCGCGGCTACCGACCGCGAGGCGATGCGGTTGCTGCGCTCGCTCGGCGCGGGCCGCTGGCGGACGTTCCGCCTGGTGCGGGTGCCGAGCGCGATGCCGTACTTCTTCGCCGGGCTGCGCGTGAGCATCACCTACGCCGTCGTCGGCGCCGTGTTCGCCGAGTACGCGGGCGCCGAGGCGGGCCTCGGGATCTATATGCAGGCACAGAAGAGCGCGTTCCGCACGGACTTGGTGTTCGCGGCGGTCGCCGTGACGGCCGCGCTGAGCATCGCCCTGTTCGGAGCGACCTATCTGCTGCAACGGCTGGTACTCCCGTGGGAGCGGGCGTTGAAGGAGGACACGTCGTCATGA